A part of Planococcus sp. MB-3u-03 genomic DNA contains:
- a CDS encoding DUF1572 domain-containing protein, translating to MDNIWLVPAVIGIIAIVLYMFLSRKKVTKHDEEQSKQTSKTKMQDVESDVLKDPYEQFMPQVTNVQNEEIVKREYKKIEIPPILKTDIRQTLAAGAMIIEDYNTYKVEFSPEVVKGLKDGSMSLIKKVDGKGHLPAVNKQGVKGIYKQGVLVKKINPGMVANASFGLLTAVVGQQQLVEIQSSLKNIERKLDIIIQNRDNDFAGRIEARFSYFKEVIERFRRNGITLGGVEDHKIEDFYAGTLQDLKTLMKDLKTTGTSVEELKEYENIRKWGEAPVQKEYVKLIEQFNAKQEMVLLNIQFIEECYEPYLRIIRNQNEANVKSQGLTEVITENNSIINSIEDKVKSIEENYKVKVNFGIKALKYRDFESLKETVPLKISQQKAAAQEIPSEILVEITGDDKAYAYVPR from the coding sequence GTGGATAATATTTGGCTAGTGCCAGCAGTTATAGGAATCATAGCTATTGTTCTTTACATGTTTTTAAGTAGAAAGAAAGTGACTAAACATGATGAAGAACAATCTAAACAAACAAGTAAAACGAAAATGCAAGATGTTGAATCAGATGTGCTAAAAGATCCTTACGAGCAATTCATGCCTCAAGTTACTAATGTACAAAATGAAGAAATAGTAAAAAGAGAATATAAGAAAATTGAAATCCCTCCAATTTTAAAGACTGATATCCGGCAAACTCTTGCAGCGGGAGCGATGATCATAGAAGATTACAACACTTATAAAGTGGAATTCAGTCCAGAAGTAGTTAAAGGGTTGAAAGATGGAAGCATGAGTCTTATAAAGAAAGTAGATGGGAAAGGACATCTTCCCGCAGTAAACAAACAAGGGGTAAAAGGAATCTATAAACAAGGTGTATTAGTTAAAAAAATTAATCCAGGAATGGTAGCCAATGCGAGTTTTGGACTATTAACAGCAGTTGTAGGACAACAACAACTGGTCGAAATTCAAAGTTCATTAAAAAATATTGAAAGAAAATTAGACATCATTATTCAAAACAGAGACAATGACTTTGCTGGGAGAATTGAGGCGAGATTTAGTTATTTTAAAGAAGTAATAGAACGTTTTCGGAGAAATGGTATTACGCTCGGGGGAGTAGAAGACCACAAAATAGAAGATTTTTATGCGGGTACCCTCCAAGATTTGAAAACGTTGATGAAGGATCTTAAAACGACTGGAACAAGTGTAGAAGAACTGAAGGAGTATGAAAATATTCGCAAATGGGGCGAAGCCCCAGTGCAAAAGGAGTATGTAAAACTCATTGAGCAGTTCAACGCCAAACAGGAGATGGTTTTATTGAACATACAGTTCATTGAAGAATGCTATGAGCCTTATCTAAGAATAATTAGAAATCAAAATGAAGCCAATGTGAAATCTCAAGGTTTAACTGAAGTTATTACAGAAAACAATTCAATTATCAATAGTATTGAAGACAAAGTTAAAAGTATAGAAGAGAACTACAAAGTAAAGGTCAACTTTGGGATAAAAGCATTGAAATATCGGGATTTCGAGAGTTTAAAAGAAACTGTTCCATTAAAGATAAGCCAACAAAAAGCTGCCGCTCAAGAAATTCCGTCGGAGATATTGGTGGAGATTACAGGAGATGATAAAGCTTATGCGTACGTGCCTCGATGA
- a CDS encoding CitMHS family transporter, with product MLALLGFLTIFVFLTLILTKKVSVIVSLILVPIVFALVGGFTSELGTFMSDGIVSVAPTGIMLGFAILFFGVMNNAGLFDPLISRVLKLVKGDPVKIVIGTVVIAMVAHLDGSGASTFLITIPALLPLYDKLGISRIILAGMVALGAGTMNLTPWGGPTARAASALDVSAAELFNPVIPAFLAGVIWIIFVAYIVGKRERKRLGVQDVEHNHDDELTEEQLDMRRPKLFWFNLALTVLTIVALVQVWLPLPIVFMVAFAIAVLVNYPKPNDQMEQIRTQSVGMITVVTIIFAAGIFTGILSGTGMITAMATALVDIIPENVGGFMGVLVAIIGMPLSLIFTPDAYYFGVMPILAETASAYGLDPVQIGQASILGQMTTGFPLSPLTASTFLLIGLAGVELADHQKFVFKWAFGTTIVMTIVAAITGVII from the coding sequence TTGTTAGCATTACTTGGTTTCCTAACTATTTTTGTATTTCTTACATTAATTTTGACTAAAAAGGTATCGGTAATTGTCTCATTAATTCTCGTGCCTATTGTATTTGCGCTTGTAGGAGGATTTACAAGCGAGCTGGGTACATTCATGTCCGATGGTATTGTAAGTGTAGCTCCTACAGGAATTATGCTTGGCTTTGCGATTCTATTCTTTGGTGTCATGAACAATGCAGGTCTCTTTGACCCGCTAATATCCCGGGTTTTGAAATTGGTGAAAGGGGATCCTGTAAAGATCGTGATTGGGACAGTAGTCATCGCTATGGTAGCCCATTTAGATGGTTCGGGGGCATCCACTTTTTTAATTACTATTCCTGCTCTACTTCCTTTGTACGATAAGTTAGGCATAAGCCGAATTATTTTGGCAGGGATGGTCGCTTTAGGCGCTGGCACTATGAACTTAACGCCGTGGGGTGGACCGACTGCCAGAGCAGCCAGCGCTTTGGATGTTAGTGCGGCTGAATTGTTCAATCCGGTTATACCCGCTTTTTTAGCTGGAGTTATTTGGATTATATTTGTTGCGTACATAGTAGGTAAACGTGAACGGAAACGTTTAGGGGTGCAAGATGTAGAACATAATCATGATGATGAATTGACAGAAGAACAACTCGACATGAGACGTCCGAAGTTGTTTTGGTTCAACTTAGCTTTAACGGTTTTGACCATAGTAGCGCTGGTTCAAGTATGGTTGCCATTGCCTATCGTATTTATGGTAGCGTTTGCAATTGCAGTGCTCGTCAATTATCCAAAACCGAATGATCAAATGGAACAGATTCGTACCCAGTCTGTTGGGATGATCACAGTAGTTACGATTATTTTTGCAGCCGGCATATTTACTGGCATTCTGTCGGGTACGGGAATGATTACAGCAATGGCCACAGCCCTAGTTGATATCATTCCGGAAAATGTAGGCGGATTCATGGGAGTTTTAGTAGCTATCATTGGAATGCCGCTAAGCTTGATTTTCACGCCAGACGCTTATTATTTTGGTGTCATGCCGATCTTAGCAGAAACAGCCAGTGCTTATGGACTCGATCCTGTTCAAATCGGGCAGGCTTCGATACTTGGACAGATGACAACAGGTTTTCCTTTAAGTCCCTTGACTGCTTCGACATTCTTATTGATCGGACTTGCCGGCGTGGAGCTTGCAGATCATCAGAAGTTTGTATTTAAATGGGCATTTGGCACAACGATTGTCATGACGATTGTCGCTGCCATTACAGGGGTAATTATTTAA
- a CDS encoding AAA domain-containing protein, protein MNRTLFLAFKKIDQLHFSEEWMEDAQEVALKGDAEIESFLAKFQLALKEIPDSYEPLKEYKADEIPPKSQLKLIKNAVIGHFPQGSSALVRDYDQLIDLSQNSKLSLVGDLLNPEDESVIDSDWGVQKEEAERVREFDRLYLLNTDGSQEEILKEARYKKGLAVHGPPGTGKSQVIVNLITDALHQKKKVLVVCQKRAALDVVYQRLQSLGLSGYTALIHDENQDRKSLYSKINDTLSYSLGQSGDWAQSLKTVSQKLEQQEKELNSIAIGLHSKGDYGYSLFDLYNRTNSTEEMEVFISVETVANELNADNLEEVLANVYTYAEWYERFGKDSYPLKDRLSFANFGMKDKTEFIQKMNHLIEKTKKAEEYLSLLNVEDITPGYTLGVQQELSKIQPDISEGETRTLQGLRLWYWTSFPGKKILEDLNKGEKFPGVKSQEWPKIKKSLLLMNDLAQVTEEINQEMEVLKYFLETSKVEKYKEMVSEGALPLKELELIREYLHSDFEDLQHMDQFGKERTDLEQRLIKLLAEKRNQIGFDNLPEKWTEAARQSIFLYWIDKAERKHPSVKKVSNSEYRRLRSSFEELVEKKKELARQYLVNELQLSLESAQETSNKTFKDLKHQTGKKRQVWPLRKLVNQYADEGLMDVAPVWLASPEIVSSIFPLTEELFDLVIFDEASQCTVENGLPSIYRAKQVIVAGDEMQLPPSNMFMSTIENDDDEEDFSSNDSPSLLNLAKRRFDERTLQWHYRSKYEELINYSNHAFYNGSIQISPNVQPYKEPPAIQWIKVENGRWIDRANEVEAIKVVEVLKNLLLTKQEKSVGIITFNSTQQTKILDMIEKVAIDDGEFGTLYGEVMSRDLDERIFVKNIENVQGDERDIILFSVGYGKNEEGRVYNRFGSLNQEGGENRLNVAVTRAKEETIVVSSIEPEELEVANSKSNGPRLFKDYLKYARAVSNGQIERVEEVILDVNELGSTSVSTSALQFDSPFEEQVYQQLQNLGYKVETQVGMSGYRIDLAVIHPNDSSQYILGIECDGAMYHSSKNAKERDIYRQKFLESRGWTIERIWSRNWWKNQSAEIERIDQVIKALVKKDEVKEGIGAVREEK, encoded by the coding sequence TTGAATCGGACTTTGTTTTTAGCATTCAAGAAAATCGACCAATTGCATTTCTCAGAAGAATGGATGGAAGATGCGCAGGAAGTGGCCTTAAAAGGCGATGCGGAAATCGAATCATTTTTAGCGAAATTTCAATTAGCCTTGAAAGAGATACCGGACTCTTATGAGCCATTAAAAGAATATAAAGCAGATGAGATTCCACCGAAGAGTCAATTGAAGCTGATAAAAAACGCTGTCATTGGCCATTTTCCTCAAGGGAGTTCTGCTTTAGTCAGAGATTACGACCAATTAATCGATTTAAGTCAAAACAGCAAGCTATCCTTAGTTGGAGATTTATTAAATCCTGAAGATGAGTCAGTGATAGATAGTGACTGGGGAGTCCAAAAAGAAGAAGCGGAGAGAGTGCGGGAGTTTGACCGTCTTTATCTATTGAATACAGACGGTTCCCAGGAAGAAATTTTGAAGGAAGCGCGCTATAAGAAGGGCTTAGCGGTCCATGGGCCTCCGGGTACCGGGAAGTCACAAGTGATTGTTAACTTGATCACGGATGCCCTTCATCAAAAGAAGAAAGTTCTGGTAGTATGCCAAAAACGGGCAGCGTTGGATGTTGTCTATCAGCGCTTGCAAAGTCTTGGGTTGAGTGGTTATACCGCATTGATTCATGATGAAAATCAAGATAGAAAATCTTTGTATAGCAAAATAAACGATACGCTATCCTATTCGTTGGGCCAATCAGGCGACTGGGCCCAAAGCTTGAAAACTGTTTCTCAAAAACTCGAACAACAAGAAAAGGAACTGAACAGCATCGCAATTGGCCTGCACTCGAAAGGGGACTATGGCTATTCACTTTTCGACTTGTATAACAGAACCAATAGCACCGAAGAAATGGAAGTGTTCATCAGTGTGGAGACTGTCGCTAATGAACTGAATGCTGATAATTTGGAAGAGGTTTTGGCAAATGTTTATACCTATGCTGAGTGGTACGAACGTTTTGGAAAAGACTCGTATCCATTAAAAGATAGACTTTCTTTTGCTAATTTCGGCATGAAGGATAAAACTGAGTTCATTCAAAAAATGAACCATTTAATCGAGAAAACGAAAAAAGCGGAAGAGTATTTGAGCCTTTTGAATGTTGAAGATATAACCCCCGGCTACACATTAGGAGTTCAACAAGAGCTCTCGAAAATACAGCCAGACATTTCTGAAGGGGAGACACGGACATTGCAGGGCTTGCGCTTATGGTATTGGACCAGTTTCCCCGGCAAGAAAATCCTTGAGGACTTAAATAAAGGCGAGAAATTCCCTGGTGTTAAATCTCAGGAATGGCCGAAGATTAAGAAGAGCTTATTGCTCATGAATGATTTGGCTCAAGTTACTGAAGAAATCAATCAAGAAATGGAAGTGTTGAAGTACTTCCTTGAGACGTCAAAAGTGGAAAAGTACAAAGAGATGGTCTCAGAAGGGGCATTGCCCTTAAAAGAGCTGGAGCTGATTCGAGAATATCTTCATAGTGATTTTGAAGACTTGCAGCACATGGATCAGTTTGGAAAAGAACGTACGGATCTGGAACAGCGACTTATCAAGTTATTGGCGGAGAAAAGAAATCAAATCGGGTTCGATAATCTTCCAGAAAAATGGACAGAAGCTGCAAGGCAATCAATCTTTCTCTATTGGATAGATAAAGCAGAAAGAAAACACCCTTCAGTCAAGAAAGTTTCGAACTCCGAGTACCGCCGGCTTCGTTCTTCATTTGAAGAGCTGGTAGAAAAGAAAAAAGAATTGGCACGGCAGTACTTAGTTAACGAATTGCAGCTTTCATTGGAAAGTGCTCAAGAAACTTCCAATAAGACTTTCAAAGATCTCAAGCATCAGACAGGCAAGAAGCGCCAAGTCTGGCCATTGCGAAAGCTAGTGAACCAATATGCGGATGAGGGACTGATGGACGTAGCACCGGTTTGGCTTGCTTCGCCAGAAATTGTCTCCTCGATTTTCCCGTTAACAGAAGAGCTTTTTGACTTGGTCATTTTTGATGAGGCTTCACAATGTACAGTCGAGAACGGACTGCCTTCTATTTACCGGGCGAAGCAAGTCATTGTGGCGGGTGATGAAATGCAATTGCCCCCATCCAATATGTTCATGTCTACCATTGAAAATGATGATGACGAAGAAGATTTTTCTTCCAATGATTCGCCAAGCCTGTTGAATTTGGCTAAGCGCCGTTTTGATGAAAGAACTTTGCAGTGGCATTACCGCTCCAAGTACGAAGAGTTAATCAATTACTCGAACCATGCATTTTACAACGGATCCATCCAAATATCGCCGAATGTCCAGCCTTATAAAGAGCCGCCAGCGATTCAGTGGATCAAAGTAGAGAATGGGCGCTGGATCGATAGAGCGAATGAAGTGGAAGCCATCAAAGTGGTGGAAGTACTAAAGAACCTGTTGTTAACAAAACAGGAGAAGTCAGTCGGAATCATCACCTTCAACAGCACCCAGCAGACGAAGATACTCGACATGATCGAAAAAGTAGCTATAGACGATGGAGAGTTCGGCACTCTGTACGGGGAAGTCATGAGCAGGGATTTAGATGAAAGGATTTTTGTAAAGAACATCGAGAATGTTCAAGGGGATGAGCGTGACATTATCCTGTTCTCTGTAGGCTACGGTAAAAACGAAGAAGGCCGTGTCTATAACCGCTTCGGTTCATTGAACCAAGAAGGCGGGGAGAATCGTTTGAATGTGGCGGTGACGCGTGCTAAAGAAGAAACCATAGTGGTAAGCAGCATCGAGCCTGAAGAACTGGAAGTAGCGAACTCAAAGAGTAATGGACCACGCTTGTTCAAAGATTACTTGAAATATGCAAGAGCCGTTTCAAACGGCCAGATTGAAAGAGTAGAAGAAGTTATCCTAGACGTCAACGAGCTTGGAAGTACTAGCGTTTCCACGTCAGCGTTGCAATTCGATTCTCCATTCGAAGAACAGGTCTATCAGCAATTGCAGAACCTAGGATATAAAGTCGAGACGCAAGTCGGCATGTCCGGGTATCGGATTGACTTGGCTGTCATTCACCCAAATGATTCCTCGCAATATATTTTAGGTATCGAATGCGATGGCGCAATGTACCATAGCTCCAAAAATGCCAAAGAACGTGATATCTACCGTCAAAAGTTCCTCGAAAGCCGAGGTTGGACCATCGAACGCATCTGGAGCCGTAACTGGTGGAAGAACCAGAGTGCAGAGATTGAACGGATCGACCAAGTGATTAAAGCTTTGGTTAAGAAGGATGAGGTTAAGGAAGGTATAGGTGCAGTTAGAGAAGAAAAATGA
- the yfkAB gene encoding radical SAM/CxCxxxxC motif protein YfkAB produces MENQATTLKQINPQYDPWEAYMDIEDHGKLTLSSIEFTTTYLCNMRCEHCAVGYMLEHKDPDALPIELLVSRLDEIPHLRTISLTGGEPMFSKKSVANYVLPLLKYAHARGIRTQMNSNLTMPLDRYMEIAPYLDVLHISHNWGTIDDFVDGGFANMERKPSRERRAEQFQRMIDNSRALAEAGVMVSAETMLNKRTLPHLKSIHKQIIEEMKCARHEVHPMYPSDFASQLEVLSLDETRTAIHDLLDARDEDVWMLFGTLPFYPCSQNDEDIQLLNRIHSSKNVTVRNDPDGRSRLNVNIFTGEVIVTDFGDTPAMGNIQHDSLPAMLDRWLERPLAKTIACHCPAAKCLGPNLLVKDAYYPDIDFTVQKSKITV; encoded by the coding sequence ATGGAAAACCAAGCAACAACACTTAAACAAATTAACCCTCAATATGATCCATGGGAAGCGTATATGGATATCGAAGACCACGGGAAACTGACACTATCCAGCATCGAATTCACCACGACTTATTTATGCAATATGCGCTGTGAACATTGTGCGGTCGGCTATATGCTTGAGCACAAAGATCCGGACGCGTTGCCAATCGAGCTGCTCGTTTCGCGCCTCGATGAAATCCCTCATTTGCGGACCATCAGTTTAACGGGCGGAGAGCCGATGTTTTCGAAAAAATCGGTCGCCAATTATGTCTTGCCCCTCCTGAAATACGCTCATGCACGCGGCATCCGCACCCAGATGAATTCAAACCTGACGATGCCGCTGGACCGCTATATGGAAATCGCCCCTTATTTGGACGTCCTGCACATTTCCCATAACTGGGGCACCATCGATGATTTTGTCGATGGCGGATTTGCCAATATGGAACGCAAGCCTTCACGTGAGCGGCGGGCTGAGCAGTTCCAGCGCATGATCGACAACAGCCGCGCACTTGCAGAAGCAGGCGTTATGGTCTCCGCAGAAACGATGCTGAACAAGCGGACCCTGCCTCACCTGAAGAGCATACATAAGCAAATCATTGAAGAAATGAAATGTGCGCGCCACGAAGTGCATCCGATGTATCCAAGCGATTTCGCCAGCCAATTGGAAGTGCTGTCGCTAGATGAAACGAGAACAGCAATCCACGACTTACTGGATGCCCGCGATGAAGATGTCTGGATGCTCTTTGGTACATTGCCGTTTTACCCGTGCAGCCAAAACGACGAAGACATTCAACTCCTGAACCGCATCCACTCAAGCAAAAACGTCACAGTCCGCAATGACCCGGACGGCCGCTCACGGCTTAATGTGAATATCTTCACCGGCGAAGTCATCGTCACCGATTTCGGCGATACACCGGCGATGGGCAATATCCAGCACGATTCCCTGCCCGCGATGCTTGACCGCTGGCTGGAGCGGCCATTAGCCAAAACAATCGCCTGCCACTGCCCAGCGGCCAAATGCCTCGGACCGAATTTATTGGTGAAAGACGCCTACTACCCGGACATCGATTTCACCGTCCAAAAATCAAAAATTACCGTTTAA
- a CDS encoding GmrSD restriction endonuclease domain-containing protein → MTNYTVSNTTINALISWIDQEIIAIPEIQRPFVWDASKVRDLIDSLYKDYPVGYIITWQNPSVRLKDGSISNGKKILIDGQQRVTALMAALAGLEVVDKDYKRKNIKIAFHPLEEKFEVSNPAIEKNNRWISNIAKLFEPSFSTFAFVNEYCAKNNEADPDSIHKVLQNLVNIRNSSIGIIDLSHNLDIERVTEIFIRINSAGVVLSQADFAISKITSNEDFNGPTIRKTIDYFSNLIRNPEVFANIKTNDSDFAESLNFRKIAWVKGYNTNIYEPSYSDLLRVAFTFKFRRGKLANLVSLLSGRDFETRENRTEIIESSFNDLEQAVLQFVDETNFKRFVMIVKSAGIIDKKLIRSQNALNFAYILFLLLRERGLEGTKINHIVRRWLVLSILTQRYSSSPESQFEYDVKRFADADDPLKYLNDIEEGELSEAFWNNVLVASLDTSVTSSPFFNLFIMAQIYEKDFAFLSKSVTVQHLIEERGDVHHVFPKDYLKKNGFTNRGTYNQIANYVYTEQVVNLAVKNKPPKVYLSKVLPKEADYISEIATQEELDKNFKMNAIPNSLYNMEAIDYQEFLLERRKLMAAKIEGF, encoded by the coding sequence GTGACAAATTATACAGTAAGTAATACAACAATAAATGCATTAATTAGTTGGATCGATCAAGAGATAATAGCTATTCCAGAAATACAACGTCCATTTGTATGGGACGCTTCCAAGGTAAGAGATTTAATCGACTCTTTATATAAAGATTATCCGGTTGGGTATATTATTACGTGGCAGAATCCCAGTGTTAGACTGAAAGATGGATCAATATCTAATGGTAAAAAAATTCTGATAGATGGACAGCAACGTGTAACTGCGCTTATGGCTGCACTTGCAGGATTAGAAGTGGTGGACAAAGATTATAAACGCAAAAACATTAAAATTGCTTTCCATCCTCTTGAGGAGAAGTTTGAAGTCTCCAATCCAGCCATTGAAAAAAATAATCGTTGGATTTCAAACATAGCAAAACTCTTCGAACCTTCATTCAGTACTTTTGCTTTTGTTAATGAATATTGCGCGAAAAATAATGAAGCTGATCCTGATAGTATCCATAAAGTTTTGCAAAATCTAGTTAATATCCGCAACAGTTCGATAGGTATAATAGATCTTTCACATAATCTAGATATTGAAAGAGTAACTGAGATTTTTATACGAATTAATTCAGCGGGTGTCGTATTAAGCCAAGCAGATTTTGCGATTTCTAAAATCACTTCAAATGAAGATTTCAATGGTCCAACGATTAGAAAAACCATTGATTATTTCAGTAATTTAATACGGAATCCTGAAGTCTTTGCAAATATTAAAACAAATGATAGTGATTTCGCAGAAAGCTTAAACTTCCGTAAAATAGCTTGGGTGAAGGGCTACAACACAAATATTTATGAACCGAGCTATTCGGACTTATTAAGAGTTGCCTTTACTTTTAAGTTCCGGAGAGGGAAGCTAGCGAATCTGGTTAGTTTATTATCCGGACGAGATTTTGAAACCCGTGAAAATAGAACGGAAATTATTGAGTCTTCTTTCAACGATTTGGAGCAAGCAGTACTGCAATTTGTGGACGAAACTAACTTTAAACGGTTTGTGATGATTGTTAAGTCTGCAGGCATAATTGATAAAAAGTTAATTCGTTCACAGAATGCCTTAAATTTCGCTTATATTCTTTTCTTACTTTTACGTGAACGAGGTCTTGAAGGGACGAAAATTAATCACATCGTCAGAAGGTGGCTGGTCTTATCTATTTTGACACAGCGTTATTCATCTTCTCCAGAATCACAATTTGAGTATGATGTGAAAAGGTTTGCCGATGCCGATGATCCATTGAAGTATTTAAATGACATTGAAGAAGGAGAGTTATCAGAAGCATTTTGGAATAACGTACTTGTTGCAAGTCTTGATACTTCAGTTACAAGCAGTCCGTTTTTTAATTTATTCATTATGGCGCAAATTTATGAAAAAGATTTTGCTTTCTTATCAAAGTCTGTAACAGTTCAACATTTGATTGAAGAGCGAGGGGATGTTCATCACGTTTTCCCCAAAGATTATTTAAAGAAAAATGGTTTTACAAATCGTGGAACATACAACCAAATTGCAAATTACGTGTATACAGAACAAGTTGTCAATTTGGCTGTAAAAAATAAGCCGCCGAAAGTATATTTATCCAAAGTTTTGCCTAAAGAAGCAGATTATATAAGTGAAATTGCAACACAAGAAGAACTTGATAAGAATTTTAAAATGAATGCGATTCCAAACTCTCTTTATAATATGGAAGCTATAGACTATCAAGAGTTCTTACTAGAAAGAAGAAAGTTAATGGCAGCTAAGATTGAGGGTTTTTAA
- a CDS encoding AlbA family DNA-binding domain-containing protein: MEEIITDLIENGIESSSLDFKEKMYPKSGTPDLLKDILAMANSNYLGKRYIIMGVKDRVGEERIISGISQDEVIDAASYQQFILNNIEPDIHFDLNYIDFQNKNCCNCDG; encoded by the coding sequence ATGGAAGAGATAATTACGGATCTAATCGAAAATGGAATAGAATCGTCGAGCTTGGATTTTAAAGAAAAGATGTATCCTAAAAGCGGAACTCCTGACTTACTTAAAGATATTTTAGCAATGGCCAACTCGAATTATTTAGGTAAGAGATACATTATTATGGGAGTCAAAGATAGAGTTGGAGAGGAACGAATCATATCTGGTATTTCTCAAGATGAGGTTATTGATGCAGCAAGTTATCAGCAGTTCATTCTGAATAATATAGAACCTGATATTCACTTTGATTTAAATTATATTGATTTTCAAAATAAAAATTGCTGTAATTGTGATGGATGA
- a CDS encoding DUF4085 family protein, translating to MKYFTRDWYEEMQVAGFLVLPETEEDWQEELDYYREEGKDLREVNLRNLDDMRESLMRYLPETFHPYIHDGTLVTEYPTPELRMLVNRWERDYERRMEELSDRYRQHFDSIKAELPPNAVELVENGLHDAVVISVERPSEDQLVLTLDCSGGFHYFTDVRFTFKGVTYSDIPAEFKGAWWLYDEIYKTEDGFELHTLFDCPMTETVIRARDVKIESLKLPLMRRMKMWYKNR from the coding sequence ATGAAATACTTCACGAGGGATTGGTATGAAGAAATGCAGGTTGCCGGTTTTCTCGTATTACCGGAGACAGAAGAGGATTGGCAAGAGGAATTGGATTATTACCGTGAGGAAGGAAAAGATTTGCGGGAGGTGAACTTGCGCAATCTGGATGATATGCGAGAAAGTTTGATGCGCTACTTGCCAGAGACGTTTCATCCATATATCCACGATGGCACACTGGTGACAGAATACCCGACGCCAGAATTGCGCATGCTCGTTAACCGATGGGAACGGGATTACGAGCGGCGGATGGAAGAGTTGAGTGACCGGTATCGGCAGCATTTCGATTCGATCAAAGCAGAGCTTCCGCCAAATGCAGTCGAACTGGTGGAGAATGGACTGCATGATGCGGTGGTGATTTCTGTTGAAAGACCGTCTGAAGATCAGCTTGTCCTGACGCTTGATTGCAGTGGAGGGTTCCATTATTTCACCGATGTCCGGTTCACTTTTAAAGGGGTGACTTATTCAGATATCCCAGCTGAATTCAAAGGTGCCTGGTGGTTGTATGACGAGATTTATAAAACAGAAGATGGTTTCGAGCTTCATACTTTGTTCGACTGCCCGATGACCGAGACGGTAATCCGTGCGCGCGATGTGAAAATCGAGTCTTTGAAATTGCCGCTGATGCGCCGGATGAAGATGTGGTATAAAAATAGATAG